The Flavobacteriales bacterium genome includes a region encoding these proteins:
- a CDS encoding cation acetate symporter: protein MSVQTWTYILVGITFAIYFGIAIWARAGSTKEFYVAGGGVSPLANGMATAADWMSAASFISLAGIISFVGYDGSVYLMGWTGGYVLLALMLAPYLRKFGKFTVPDFIGDRYYSNIARTVAVICALIVSFTYVAGQMRGVGIVFSQFLQVDINLGVGIGMAVVLIFAFLGGMKGITYTQVAQYCILIFAFMVPAIFISIEMTGNPVPQFGMGDTLTGTNTYLLDKLDALHTQLGFKEYTEGSKTTTDVFAITLALMAGTAGLPHVIVRFFTVKKVKDARKSAGLALLFIAILYTTAPAVSVFARTNLIETVSNKSYSEMPAWFKNWENTGLIAWADKNNDGKIQYISGSALADKKPDFSEQRGQFGERTVKNPSSTSNELYVDRDIMVLANPEIANLPAWVVALVAAGGLAAALSTAAGLLLVISTSISHDLIKKQIAPNISEKGELAWARVSIVFAIIIAGYFGINPPGFVAAVVALAFGLAAASFFPAIVLGIFDKRMNKEGAIAGMVIGMVLMLFYMMKFKLGMFGGGGETDWWFGISPEGFGTVAMIINFVISMVISRVTPAPPSEVQDIVEDIRIPSGAGEAHAH from the coding sequence ATGTCTGTACAAACTTGGACTTATATACTCGTAGGAATCACTTTTGCCATTTATTTCGGTATTGCTATTTGGGCAAGAGCGGGATCTACAAAAGAATTCTACGTAGCTGGTGGAGGCGTTTCTCCCTTGGCAAACGGTATGGCTACTGCCGCCGATTGGATGTCTGCCGCATCTTTTATTTCTCTGGCAGGAATTATCTCTTTTGTAGGGTATGACGGATCTGTTTACCTCATGGGATGGACAGGTGGTTACGTCCTCCTAGCTTTGATGCTTGCACCCTATTTAAGAAAATTCGGAAAATTTACTGTTCCCGATTTTATTGGGGATCGTTACTACTCTAATATTGCTAGAACAGTTGCCGTTATCTGTGCGCTTATTGTTTCTTTTACATACGTAGCAGGACAAATGCGTGGAGTAGGAATTGTATTCTCTCAATTCCTTCAGGTTGATATCAATCTAGGTGTTGGAATTGGTATGGCAGTAGTACTTATTTTTGCCTTTTTAGGAGGAATGAAGGGAATTACTTACACACAAGTAGCACAATATTGTATTCTAATTTTTGCCTTTATGGTTCCTGCCATTTTTATTTCTATCGAAATGACAGGAAACCCAGTTCCACAATTCGGAATGGGTGATACACTTACAGGTACCAATACCTATTTACTAGATAAACTTGATGCATTACATACTCAACTAGGTTTTAAAGAATATACCGAAGGATCAAAAACAACCACCGATGTTTTTGCCATTACACTCGCACTAATGGCAGGAACTGCAGGTCTTCCTCATGTAATTGTTCGATTTTTTACTGTAAAAAAAGTAAAAGACGCTCGAAAATCAGCAGGATTAGCTCTTCTTTTTATCGCTATTCTATACACCACAGCTCCTGCGGTATCGGTTTTTGCTCGAACAAACCTCATTGAAACAGTAAGTAACAAAAGCTATTCTGAAATGCCTGCTTGGTTTAAAAACTGGGAAAACACGGGACTGATCGCTTGGGCGGATAAAAACAATGATGGAAAAATCCAATATATAAGCGGATCTGCTTTGGCAGATAAAAAGCCAGACTTCAGTGAGCAAAGAGGGCAATTTGGAGAAAGAACGGTGAAAAATCCTTCTTCGACTTCTAACGAACTCTATGTAGATCGAGATATTATGGTACTCGCCAACCCCGAAATTGCGAATCTTCCTGCTTGGGTAGTTGCTTTAGTGGCAGCTGGTGGACTTGCCGCCGCACTTTCTACAGCTGCTGGTTTACTTTTGGTGATTTCTACCTCTATTTCTCACGATTTGATCAAAAAACAAATAGCCCCCAATATTTCTGAAAAAGGAGAATTAGCTTGGGCAAGAGTTAGTATTGTTTTTGCGATTATTATTGCAGGATATTTCGGAATTAACCCACCCGGTTTTGTCGCCGCCGTTGTGGCACTAGCCTTTGGTTTGGCTGCTGCTTCTTTCTTTCCCGCTATTGTCTTAGGAATTTTTGATAAACGGATGAATAAAGAAGGAGCCATTGCAGGAATGGTTATCGGGATGGTTTTAATGCTCTTTTATATGATGAAATTCAAACTAGGAATGTTTGGCGGTGGAGGAGAAACCGATTGGTGGTTTGGAATCTCTCCCGAAGGTTTTGGAACCGTTGCAATGATCATCAATTTTGTGATTTCCATGGTTATTTCTAGAGTCACTCCTGCCCCACCATCAGAGGTACAAGATATTGTAGAAGATATCAGAATCCCTAGTGGTGCTGGAGAAGCTCATGCTCATTAA
- a CDS encoding response regulator, translating into MKNSILIVDDEPSIVMSLDFLLRKENYEVFIARDGQEALDLIEENIPDLILLDIMMPKVDGYQVIEQLKSSQKHQHIKIIFLTAKTKENDIKRGLELGADLYIPKPFSTKKLVSEVNKLLA; encoded by the coding sequence ATGAAAAATAGTATCCTAATAGTAGACGATGAACCCAGTATTGTAATGTCTTTAGACTTCTTGCTTCGCAAAGAAAATTATGAGGTATTTATTGCCAGAGACGGACAAGAAGCATTGGATTTAATTGAAGAAAATATTCCCGATTTAATTCTTCTTGATATCATGATGCCCAAAGTGGATGGATATCAAGTAATCGAACAATTAAAATCATCTCAAAAACACCAACATATAAAAATCATTTTCCTTACGGCAAAAACCAAAGAAAATGATATAAAAAGAGGGCTCGAACTAGGAGCAGATCTTTATATTCCTAAACCCTTCTCTACCAAAAAACTGGTATCAGAAGTTAATAAACTATTGGCATGA
- the acs gene encoding acetate--CoA ligase: protein MSYQSYYDKSIQKPEEFWKEESKNIHWFTEPNNILSQNEEGLYRWFADGETNLCYLALDKHIEDGFGEQTAIIYDSPVTQQQIKYTYAEVLDQVARLAGGLQEMGVNKGDTVVIYMPMIPHAAFAMLACARLGAIHSVVFGGFAPNELAIRIDDCKPKAIITATSGIEVNKIIAYKPLVDKAIDLAQHKPEKVIVYQRSLGAIMTKTERFVDYETLVNNAKPVACTPVESTHPSYVLYTSGTTGKPKGILRDTGGYATALKFSMKKIYNIQEGEVFWAASDVGWVVGHSFIVYGPLINRNTTLIFEGKPIKTPDASTFWRIISEHKVKALFTAPTAIRAIKKEDPKGTFIKDYDLSHFQALFLAGERCDSATLHWSEEKLGVPVIDHWWQTESGWPMIANMMGVEALTVKAGSAAKAVCGYDIQILDREGNPLAAGEEGYVAVKTPLPPGTLLDIWQNTQRYKDGYLSQFEGFYASGDGGYKDEDGYVYITGRVDDVINVAGHRLSTADMEEVVASFPSVAECAVFGIKDELKGQIPLALVVLKAGEVIQHFELQHHIVQLVRKEIGAVASLKKVLIVNRLPKTRSGKILRKLLRNIADGVDYKIPSTIDDPAIIDEISHSYQLNKIGIYKDIQIEDIRTLEDVKVDSFIKYYQDYQKSIHQPEAFWEEIAETFTWRKKWDTVLEYNWEEPKFEWFKGAKLNITENCLDRHLKTRGNQRAIIWEPNNPEEEIREFTYKQLHSEVCRFANVLKRNGISKGDRVCIYMPMIPELAIATLACARIGAVHSVVFAGFSAAALSSRINDASCKMLLTTDGVNRGAKAVDLKSIADEALETCPSIETSIVYNRINASVTMKEGRDIWWHEELTQVNDVCEAVEMDAEDMLFILYTSGSTGQPKGMVHTCGGYMVYTAYSFQNVFQYQKGDIYFCTADIGWITGHSYIVYGPLGAGATSVMFEGVPSYPDYGRFWQIVEKHQVSQFYTAPTAIRALSAQDISFVEKYDLSSIKVLGTVGEPINEEAWHWYNEKIGKQKAPIVDTWWQTETGGIMISPLANITPTKPTFATRPLPGIQPCLVENDGSEINSNPAEGNLCVKHPWPSMARTIYGNHQRYKETYFSAYPGKYFTGDGAFRDLEGNYRITGRVDDVVIVSGHNLGTAPIENVINEHSNVVESAIVGFPHDLKGNALYAYVILYEETNDQEALRKEINGLVRRSIGPIAKLDKIQFVVGLPKTRSGKIMRRILRKIAAHDTSNLGDISTLLNPDVVESIKKGAL from the coding sequence ATGAGCTATCAATCCTATTATGACAAGAGTATCCAAAAACCAGAAGAATTTTGGAAAGAAGAAAGTAAAAATATACATTGGTTCACAGAACCCAATAATATCCTAAGCCAAAACGAAGAGGGTTTATATAGATGGTTTGCTGATGGAGAAACTAATTTATGTTATCTAGCACTAGACAAGCATATTGAAGATGGTTTTGGAGAACAAACAGCCATCATTTATGATTCTCCTGTTACCCAACAACAAATAAAATACACCTATGCTGAAGTTCTTGACCAAGTGGCAAGACTTGCTGGTGGACTCCAAGAAATGGGTGTAAACAAGGGCGATACCGTGGTTATTTATATGCCCATGATTCCTCATGCTGCTTTTGCCATGCTCGCCTGTGCACGTTTAGGAGCAATTCATTCAGTTGTTTTTGGAGGCTTTGCGCCCAATGAACTTGCCATACGTATAGACGACTGTAAACCAAAAGCCATTATTACAGCCACTTCGGGAATAGAAGTAAATAAAATAATTGCCTACAAACCACTGGTAGATAAAGCAATTGATCTTGCCCAACACAAACCCGAAAAAGTCATCGTTTACCAACGTTCTTTAGGAGCAATAATGACAAAAACAGAACGCTTTGTGGATTATGAAACCTTGGTAAACAATGCAAAACCCGTAGCCTGTACTCCCGTAGAATCTACACACCCATCCTATGTGTTATATACATCGGGGACTACAGGGAAACCCAAAGGAATTTTGAGAGACACAGGTGGTTATGCTACTGCCTTAAAGTTTTCTATGAAAAAAATCTATAATATTCAAGAAGGAGAAGTTTTTTGGGCTGCCTCAGATGTAGGATGGGTTGTTGGACATAGTTTTATTGTATATGGACCACTTATCAATAGAAATACCACCCTAATTTTTGAAGGAAAACCGATCAAAACACCCGACGCAAGTACTTTTTGGCGAATCATTAGCGAACATAAAGTAAAAGCCCTTTTTACGGCTCCAACAGCCATTAGAGCCATCAAAAAAGAAGATCCAAAAGGAACATTTATCAAAGATTATGACCTCAGTCATTTTCAAGCGCTTTTCTTAGCAGGAGAACGTTGTGATTCAGCTACGCTACATTGGTCAGAAGAAAAACTTGGTGTTCCTGTTATTGATCATTGGTGGCAAACAGAATCAGGATGGCCCATGATTGCCAATATGATGGGTGTAGAAGCACTAACTGTAAAAGCAGGTTCGGCAGCCAAAGCTGTTTGTGGATACGATATTCAAATTCTTGATAGAGAAGGAAATCCACTTGCAGCAGGTGAAGAAGGATATGTTGCCGTAAAAACCCCCTTACCACCAGGGACTTTATTGGATATTTGGCAAAATACCCAACGCTACAAAGACGGATATCTCAGTCAGTTTGAAGGATTTTATGCCTCTGGAGACGGCGGATATAAAGATGAAGATGGATATGTTTATATCACAGGGCGTGTAGATGACGTAATTAATGTAGCAGGACACCGTCTTTCTACTGCCGACATGGAAGAAGTAGTAGCCTCTTTCCCATCGGTAGCCGAATGTGCTGTTTTTGGAATAAAAGACGAACTAAAAGGACAAATTCCTTTGGCTTTGGTAGTCTTAAAAGCAGGTGAAGTTATTCAGCACTTTGAGCTTCAACACCATATTGTACAATTAGTAAGAAAAGAAATAGGCGCCGTAGCATCCTTAAAAAAAGTACTTATTGTCAATCGTTTACCCAAAACACGATCAGGAAAAATATTGCGTAAGCTCCTAAGGAATATTGCCGACGGTGTAGATTATAAAATACCATCTACCATAGATGATCCTGCCATTATTGACGAAATTAGCCACAGCTATCAATTAAACAAAATAGGGATTTATAAGGATATTCAGATAGAAGATATTAGAACACTAGAAGACGTAAAAGTCGATTCTTTTATCAAATACTATCAAGATTATCAAAAAAGCATTCATCAACCCGAAGCTTTTTGGGAAGAAATTGCCGAAACTTTTACTTGGCGTAAAAAATGGGATACGGTCTTAGAATACAACTGGGAAGAACCCAAATTTGAATGGTTTAAAGGAGCAAAACTCAACATTACCGAAAACTGCTTAGATCGTCACCTCAAAACAAGAGGAAACCAAAGAGCCATTATCTGGGAACCCAATAATCCTGAAGAGGAAATTAGAGAATTCACCTATAAACAACTACATAGTGAAGTCTGCCGATTTGCCAATGTGCTCAAAAGAAACGGAATATCAAAAGGAGATCGTGTGTGTATCTATATGCCCATGATACCAGAATTGGCAATAGCCACTTTAGCCTGTGCTAGAATTGGAGCGGTACACTCGGTGGTATTTGCCGGTTTTTCTGCCGCTGCGTTATCTTCTAGAATAAACGATGCATCCTGTAAGATGCTTCTCACTACCGATGGCGTAAACCGTGGAGCCAAAGCCGTTGATCTAAAATCTATAGCCGATGAAGCCTTAGAAACTTGCCCAAGCATAGAAACTTCCATAGTCTATAACAGAATAAATGCCTCAGTAACCATGAAAGAAGGGCGAGATATTTGGTGGCACGAAGAACTTACCCAAGTAAATGATGTGTGCGAAGCCGTAGAAATGGATGCCGAAGATATGCTCTTTATTCTCTATACATCGGGTTCTACAGGACAACCAAAGGGAATGGTTCATACTTGCGGAGGATATATGGTTTATACCGCCTATTCTTTCCAAAATGTTTTCCAATACCAAAAAGGTGATATCTATTTCTGTACCGCCGACATTGGCTGGATTACAGGACATTCCTATATTGTTTACGGACCTCTTGGAGCAGGAGCCACTTCTGTGATGTTTGAAGGTGTCCCTAGTTATCCAGACTACGGAAGATTTTGGCAAATAGTAGAAAAGCACCAAGTAAGTCAGTTTTACACTGCCCCTACTGCCATTAGAGCCTTATCTGCACAAGATATTTCTTTTGTAGAAAAATATGATCTATCCTCCATAAAAGTACTGGGAACCGTAGGAGAACCCATAAACGAAGAAGCTTGGCATTGGTACAATGAAAAAATAGGGAAACAAAAAGCCCCAATAGTTGATACTTGGTGGCAAACCGAAACAGGTGGAATAATGATTTCCCCTTTGGCAAATATTACCCCTACAAAACCCACTTTTGCTACCCGACCTTTACCAGGAATTCAACCTTGTTTGGTAGAAAATGATGGATCGGAAATTAATTCAAACCCAGCAGAAGGAAATCTATGCGTAAAACACCCCTGGCCTTCTATGGCAAGAACCATCTACGGAAATCACCAACGCTATAAAGAAACCTATTTCTCAGCCTATCCCGGGAAATACTTCACGGGCGATGGTGCTTTTAGAGACCTAGAAGGAAACTACCGCATCACAGGACGTGTAGATGATGTAGTGATTGTCTCTGGGCATAATCTAGGAACGGCACCTATAGAAAATGTAATCAACGAACATTCCAATGTTGTAGAATCTGCCATTGTAGGATTCCCACACGACTTAAAAGGAAATGCCCTCTATGCCTACGTGATTCTCTACGAAGAAACCAACGACCAAGAGGCACTACGCAAGGAAATAAATGGCTTAGTAAGACGCTCTATAGGACCCATTGCCAAGCTCGATAAAATCCAATTTGTAGTAGGACTACCAAAAACCCGATCTGGAAAAATCATGCGTAGAATTCTAAGAAAAATAGCCGCACATGACACTTCCAATCTGGGAGATATCTCCACCCTCCTTAATCCCGATGTGGTGGAATCAATTAAAAAAGGGGCTTTATAA
- a CDS encoding DUF4212 domain-containing protein, with protein MTNAQKYWKENLKYLFILLVIWFLSSYVAGILLVDQLDKIKIGGFKLGFWFAQQGSMYVFVILIFVYVRIMNKLDKKYGFDE; from the coding sequence ATGACAAATGCTCAAAAATACTGGAAAGAAAACCTAAAATACCTTTTTATTTTATTAGTTATTTGGTTTTTAAGCTCCTATGTAGCTGGAATTCTCTTAGTGGATCAGCTCGACAAAATCAAAATAGGTGGGTTTAAGCTCGGATTTTGGTTTGCTCAACAAGGCTCTATGTATGTATTCGTTATCCTCATTTTTGTTTATGTAAGAATTATGAACAAACTGGATAAAAAATACGGATTCGACGAATAG
- a CDS encoding helix-turn-helix domain-containing protein codes for MKEKVCPNCQSKHHTKSGIVNKRQRYKCKDCGYNFTVNKIGKQIDTYYVNKALQLYLEGLTYREIERILGVSHVSVMNWVKKYGIKRPYNLNYHPTYKILNAKELQNYFSDPENIKGAGTLVTELGDKYMLIKWERFKD; via the coding sequence ATGAAAGAAAAAGTATGTCCAAATTGTCAATCTAAGCATCACACTAAAAGTGGAATAGTAAATAAAAGGCAACGCTATAAGTGTAAGGATTGCGGATACAATTTTACGGTAAATAAAATAGGGAAACAAATAGATACTTACTATGTAAATAAAGCTTTACAGCTCTATTTAGAGGGCTTAACTTACAGAGAAATTGAACGAATTCTAGGAGTTTCTCACGTAAGCGTAATGAATTGGGTAAAAAAATATGGTATTAAAAGGCCCTACAATCTCAATTATCACCCTACGTATAAGATTTTGAATGCAAAAGAACTTCAAAATTACTTTTCAGATCCAGAGAATATAAAAGGTGCAGGAACATTAGTTACTGAACTAGGAGACAAATATATGCTCATAAAATGGGAACGTTTTAAGGATTAA
- a CDS encoding ATP-binding protein, whose protein sequence is MSSTTVILIILAYLAFTFFIAFWAEKNKKSRWVNHPYTYAISLAVYCTAWTYYGSVGMAKNSGISFLTIYIGPIIIIPAWIMIMKKVIRISKGNKVASLADFISIRYGNNRFLGALVTIICLLAIVPYIALQLKAISESFSVITEQSLSKNLLSDTTFYIALILGVFAAIFSTRNTDASEKHPGIIATIAVEAIIKLVVFLLLGFYIIYGVFDHPVDLINQAKEIDGFEKTITLSDPKQYFDWLLLSMLSMFAIFLLPRQFQTTVVENERIKHLNKALWIFPLYLLLFNLFVAFIAWGGSVLFENTDANPDVYSLMIPMLFNNDIMAILVFVGGFSAAISMILISSLSLSTMLSNNLIIPYGFLKTFVKGESETNEIYIKNIRRISIFSLILLAFFFYHGFAMEKSLYSLGLIAFVMIAQLAPAFFGGLYWKRGLSIGATSGIIVGFFFTLILLIIPYSLTQNTENTSLIAQGYFGITWLKPYQFLGLDYLSPVPQAFFWSIFFNLGTYLVVSVSTKGTYRERNYAEIFVDSNTFLQMHETAFVWKGEAYVKDLKSVLNRFLGSARTERALNLFYLKYNFPKNEKIADARLINFSERLLTGSIGSASARILISSVIKEDKISLPEVLEVLEDIKEAKASNKALEIQSKELKKLANKVRNNNIELREKDKQKDEFLDTVSHELKTPITSIKALSEILIDNQEIDQETRIKFIQSIAIESDRVAKLVNHLLDIEKLTNGREILAFQLISLSQVIKDAIQTVSHLSKKKNIAIHFMDSNTHYIKLDMDRIHQVFVNILSNALKFCPENNGKITISIQDINNAYLLSFTDNGKGVEETELTKIFEKFYQSENQNRLKPTGSGLGLAISKQIIESHQGSIWAENNKHQGLTIFIKLYKAKI, encoded by the coding sequence ATGAGTAGCACTACGGTCATATTGATTATTTTGGCATATTTGGCTTTTACGTTTTTTATTGCTTTTTGGGCAGAAAAAAACAAAAAATCCCGATGGGTAAATCATCCATATACCTATGCTATTTCCTTAGCGGTTTATTGTACTGCTTGGACTTATTATGGATCTGTAGGAATGGCAAAAAACTCTGGAATTTCCTTTCTCACCATCTATATCGGCCCTATCATCATCATTCCTGCATGGATCATGATTATGAAAAAAGTGATCCGTATTTCCAAAGGAAACAAAGTGGCTTCTTTGGCAGATTTTATTTCCATACGCTATGGAAACAATCGGTTTTTAGGTGCTTTGGTAACCATCATTTGCCTCTTAGCCATTGTCCCTTATATTGCTTTACAGCTTAAAGCCATTTCAGAATCATTTTCGGTGATTACGGAACAGAGTTTAAGTAAAAATCTCTTGTCGGACACCACTTTCTATATTGCACTAATCTTAGGTGTTTTTGCAGCCATTTTCAGCACCCGAAATACCGATGCCAGTGAAAAACATCCAGGAATAATAGCCACTATTGCCGTAGAAGCTATTATAAAATTAGTGGTCTTTTTGTTACTCGGTTTTTATATCATTTACGGAGTTTTTGATCATCCAGTTGATCTCATTAATCAAGCAAAGGAAATAGACGGGTTCGAAAAAACTATAACCCTCTCAGATCCCAAACAATATTTTGATTGGCTATTGCTCTCCATGCTTTCTATGTTTGCCATTTTTCTACTTCCAAGACAATTTCAGACAACGGTAGTAGAAAATGAAAGAATTAAACATCTCAATAAGGCACTTTGGATTTTTCCTTTGTATTTGTTATTATTTAATTTATTTGTGGCTTTTATCGCTTGGGGAGGTTCGGTATTATTTGAAAACACCGATGCCAATCCCGATGTGTATTCCCTGATGATTCCTATGCTTTTCAATAATGATATCATGGCAATTTTGGTTTTTGTGGGTGGTTTTTCGGCTGCAATTTCTATGATTCTCATTTCTAGCTTATCCCTTTCTACCATGTTGAGTAACAATTTGATTATTCCTTATGGTTTTTTGAAAACATTTGTAAAAGGAGAATCCGAAACTAATGAAATTTACATCAAAAATATTCGTAGAATTTCTATTTTTAGCCTCATTCTTCTAGCCTTTTTCTTCTACCACGGTTTTGCTATGGAAAAATCTCTATATTCACTTGGGCTTATAGCCTTTGTGATGATTGCACAATTGGCACCCGCATTTTTTGGGGGATTGTATTGGAAAAGAGGACTTTCTATTGGGGCAACTTCAGGAATTATTGTTGGGTTTTTCTTCACCCTTATTCTGCTCATCATCCCTTATAGCTTAACACAAAATACAGAAAACACCAGTCTCATTGCTCAGGGTTATTTTGGAATCACATGGCTCAAACCCTATCAGTTTTTGGGCTTAGATTATTTAAGTCCTGTTCCTCAAGCATTTTTCTGGAGTATATTTTTTAATCTAGGAACTTATTTGGTGGTTTCAGTTTCTACTAAAGGAACGTATCGTGAACGAAATTACGCCGAAATATTTGTGGACTCCAATACTTTTTTACAAATGCATGAAACGGCTTTTGTCTGGAAAGGTGAAGCCTATGTAAAAGATTTAAAGAGTGTTCTAAATCGTTTTTTAGGATCAGCAAGAACCGAAAGAGCATTGAATCTATTCTATTTAAAATATAATTTTCCAAAGAACGAAAAAATAGCAGATGCCCGGTTAATCAATTTCTCAGAAAGACTATTGACAGGATCTATTGGTTCGGCTTCCGCCCGAATATTGATTTCTTCGGTAATAAAAGAAGATAAAATAAGCCTTCCTGAAGTTTTGGAAGTCTTAGAGGACATCAAAGAAGCAAAAGCCAGTAATAAAGCCTTAGAAATACAATCTAAAGAGCTCAAAAAACTCGCCAATAAAGTGCGAAATAACAATATAGAACTTCGTGAAAAAGACAAACAAAAAGATGAGTTTTTAGATACGGTTTCCCATGAGCTCAAAACGCCTATTACCTCTATAAAAGCATTATCAGAAATACTGATAGACAACCAAGAAATTGATCAAGAAACACGTATAAAATTTATTCAAAGTATTGCCATTGAGAGTGATCGAGTTGCCAAACTAGTTAATCATCTTTTAGATATTGAGAAACTTACTAATGGAAGAGAAATATTGGCATTCCAATTAATTTCTTTATCGCAAGTAATAAAAGATGCCATTCAAACTGTGTCTCATTTATCAAAAAAGAAAAATATTGCCATCCACTTTATGGATTCAAATACCCATTATATCAAACTAGATATGGATCGAATTCATCAAGTTTTTGTGAATATTTTATCCAATGCGCTAAAATTTTGCCCAGAAAATAACGGAAAAATCACCATATCTATTCAAGATATAAATAATGCCTATCTCCTTTCTTTTACGGATAATGGAAAAGGAGTAGAAGAAACTGAGTTGACAAAAATATTTGAGAAATTCTATCAATCAGAAAATCAAAATAGACTCAAACCCACGGGCTCTGGTCTTGGATTAGCCATTTCTAAACAAATTATAGAAAGTCACCAAGGAAGTATTTGGGCAGAAAACAACAAGCACCAAGGTCTAACAATTTTTATAAAACTCTATAAAGCCAAAATATGA
- the sucD gene encoding succinate--CoA ligase subunit alpha gives MSVLVNKDSNIIVQGFTGKEGTFHASQMIEYGTNVVGGVTPGKGGQTHLDRPVFNTVDDAVKAAKADTSIIFVPPAFAGDAIMEAAEAGIKVIICITEGIPTKDMVMVKEYLADKDCTLIGPNCPGVMTAGEAKVGIMPGFIFEKGSVGIVSKSGTLTYEAVDQITKAGLGQTTAIGIGGDPIIGTTTKEAVELLMNDPETKGIIMIGEIGGSMEAEAAQWIKENGTKPVVGFIAGETAPAGRTMGHAGAIVGGTEDTAQAKKAIMRECGIHVVDSPADLGSKMKELLG, from the coding sequence ATGAGTGTTTTAGTAAACAAAGATTCAAATATTATCGTTCAAGGTTTCACAGGAAAAGAAGGTACTTTTCATGCATCTCAAATGATTGAGTATGGAACGAACGTTGTAGGAGGAGTTACCCCAGGAAAAGGTGGACAAACTCACCTTGATAGACCAGTATTTAATACTGTAGATGATGCGGTAAAAGCAGCAAAAGCTGATACTTCAATTATTTTTGTACCACCTGCATTTGCAGGAGATGCAATTATGGAAGCTGCTGAAGCAGGGATTAAAGTAATCATTTGTATTACTGAAGGAATTCCTACCAAAGATATGGTAATGGTAAAAGAATACTTGGCAGACAAAGATTGTACGCTTATAGGACCAAACTGTCCTGGAGTAATGACAGCAGGTGAAGCTAAAGTAGGAATTATGCCTGGATTTATATTTGAAAAAGGTTCTGTAGGAATCGTTTCAAAATCTGGTACACTTACTTATGAAGCCGTAGATCAAATTACAAAAGCAGGTTTAGGACAAACAACCGCTATAGGAATTGGTGGAGATCCAATTATTGGAACAACTACTAAAGAGGCCGTTGAACTATTGATGAATGACCCTGAAACTAAAGGAATCATCATGATAGGTGAAATAGGTGGATCTATGGAAGCAGAAGCTGCTCAATGGATTAAAGAAAACGGAACAAAACCAGTTGTTGGTTTTATTGCCGGAGAAACAGCGCCTGCAGGACGTACTATGGGACATGCTGGTGCCATTGTTGGTGGAACAGAAGATACTGCTCAAGCCAAAAAAGCAATCATGAGAGAATGTGGAATTCACGTTGTAGATTCTCCAGCTGATCTTGGATCTAAAATGAAAGAACTTTTAGGATAA